Proteins from a genomic interval of Watersipora subatra chromosome 10, tzWatSuba1.1, whole genome shotgun sequence:
- the LOC137406345 gene encoding uncharacterized protein translates to MLLIVSLATLGVLSCLAFIDGHVSHHKFSLAAVDMVVNADVLYQDCYVGNISHVTFHNKYAYGKFTTCKHNSDPIIPVEWTDSVEALLSYGEEASELYSPCIASHSCSQLDLRDWKEIALEQFVAGEYCEREESGDDSECLGWKTEANHTLVRQIIESMYLVIEYECSLDTRRMKLLIASVISNSRQNCSTVRIAANQWRCPASVSPYILHITEQAAAVRIKTLPTNRQLVKKIQQAVDEGGTGETRICIADDLWSIRGGYHSLLRTYPNSLQVYYDCSEKHR, encoded by the coding sequence ATGTTACTTATCGTTTCACTAGCAACGCTTGGTGTGCTGTCCTGTCTTGCTTTCATCGATGGACACGTGTCACACCACAAGTTTTCTCTCGCTGCCGTAGACATGGTGGTAAACGCAGATGTGTTGTACCAAGACTGTTATGTGGGTAATATTTCTCACGTCACATTTCATAACAAGTACGCTTACGGTAAGTTCACTACTTGCAAGCACAATTCTGATCCGATAATCCCAGTCGAATGGACAGACAGCGTTGAGGCGCTGCTCTCATACGGAGAAGAGGCTAGTGAGCTTTATTCTCCGTGCATTGCCAGCCACTCGTGCTCGCAGCTCGACTTAAGGGATTGGAAGGAGATAGCCTTAGAGCAGTTTGTCGCGGGTGAATATTGCGAGAGGGAAGAAAGCGGTGACGACTCGGAGTGCTTGGGCTGGAAaactgaggctaatcatacctTGGTACGACAGATCATAGAGTCAATGTATCTTGTCATAGAGTACGAGTGCTCACTAGATACTAGAAGAATGAAACTACTTATAGCATCGGTAATATCGAACTCCCGGCAAAATTGCTCTACCGTAAGAATCGCTGCAAACCAGTGGAGATGCCCTGCTAGTGTCAGTCCTTATATACTACACATCACTGAACAAGCCGCTGCCGTTAGAATCAAAACATTGCCAACTAACAGACAACTAGTCAAAAAAATTCAGCAAGCAGTTGATGAGGGCGGAACTGGTGAAACTCGCATTTGCATAGCAGATGACCTCTGGTCTATTCGTGGCGGCTACCACTCCCTGTTGAGAACATATCCTAACTCTCTTCAGGTTTACTATGACTGCTCAGAAAAACATAGATGA
- the LOC137406182 gene encoding E3 SUMO-protein ligase ZBED1-like, which produces MWSSRTRAPYCGFTIHFISDWKLKSRCLQVLHAPEDHTSENLKAGIIGVIEDWGLDEAKLTAISTDNAASIIKACRDGGWTRISCFGHRLNLAVVNALKGDKAIDKAISSCQKVATHFAHSHKKSRLLEAAQEEFHLPKHHLLNECPTRWGSKFAMINRFLEQECAVRKVLSADKKHTHLIPTGEDLATLEAIRSALEHVAPFTDMLSGEDAVTISLVQPTVILFNKLLVPEESDVALTRQIKSSILEYINKHHQHNADYWQLLSKCSFLDPRFKATHNESVTDIILRECEQLAPDVRETITLESATTSCTASAKRKSWGAYLNALTTPPALTTASVDRLSKEVTLYTSLPTVAEKDSDPLTWWSQHETSFPCLAKLAKKYLCIQASSVASERLFSTAGNIITARRNSLKPAKVNQLCFLSTNLASLSKK; this is translated from the exons ATGTGGAGCTCACGCACTAGGGCACCTTACTGTGGGTTTACCATTCATTTTATATCTGACTGGAAGCTTAAGTCAAGATGCTTGCAG GTTTTACATGCCCCTGAAGATCATACATCTGAAAACCTAAAAGCTGGCATCATCGGGGTAATTGAAGACTGGGGGCTGGATGAGGCTAAGTTGACTGCTATTTCCACTGATAATGCTGCTAGCATCATCAAAGCATGCAGAGATGGAG GTTGGACCAGAATATCATGTTTTGGTCACCGCCTTAACCTAGCAGTTGTAAATGCACTGAAGGGCGACAAGGCAATAGATAAAGCCATTTCAAGCTGTCAAAAGGTGGCGACCCACTTTGCCCACTCACATAAGAAGAGTCGTCTTCTAGAGGCTGCTCAAGAAGAATTCCATCTGCCAAAACATCATTTGCTAAACGAATGCCCTACGAGATGGGGCTCAAAGTTTGCGATGATCAATCGCTTTCTTGAGCAAGAGTGTGCTGTGAGGAAAGTTCTTTCAGCCGATAAAAAGCACACCCATTTAATACCAACAGGAGAGGATTTGGCTACCTTAGAAGCCATCAGAAGTGCTTTAGAACATGTGGCGCCTTTTACTGACATGCTATCAG GTGAAGACGCAGTCACAATATCACTTGTTCAACCGACGGTCATACTGTTTAATAAACTTCTAGTACCGGAAGAGAGTGACGTTGCCTTGACTCGACAGATCAAGTCCTCCATCTTAGAGTACATCAACAAGCACCATCAGCACAATGCTGATTATTGGCAGCTGCTTTCAAAATGTAGCTTTTTAGATCCAAG atTCAAAGCTACCCACAATGAGAGTGTGACAGATATTATACTTCGCGAGTGTGAACAGCTGGCTCCAGATGTACGAGAAACAATCACACTAGAGTCTGCCACCACCAGCTGTACTGCTTCAGCAAAACGCAAAAGCTGGGGAGCGTATCTTAATGCTCTCACTACTCCGCCTGCTCTCACTACTGCCAGCGTTGACCGGCTTAGCAAAGAAGTTACATTATATACAAGTCTACCGACAGTAGCTGAAAAAGACTCTGACCCTTTGACTTGGTGGAGCCAGCATGAAACTTCCTTTCCTTGCCTCGCAAAGCTTGCTAAGAAATATTTGTGCATTCAAGCTTCGAGTGTTGCTAGTGAAAGACTGTTTTCAACCGCTGGGAACATTATCACAGCCAGACGAAATAGCCTAAAGCCTGCCAAAGTGAATCAACTGTGTTTTTTATCCACAAACCTGGCATCTCTGTCAAAAAAATAG
- the LOC137406183 gene encoding GATA zinc finger domain-containing protein 14-like: MGTRLKQEEVLNNTLNKDNTSNKDNTPNKDNTSNKDNTSNRDNTSNKDNTSNRDNTSNRDNTSNKDNTSNKDNTSNKDNTPNKDNTSNKDNTPNKDNTSNKDNTPNKDNTSNRDNTPNKDNTSNKDNTSNKDNTPNKDNTSNKDNTPNKDNTSNRDNTPNKDNTSNKDNTPNKDNTSNRDNTSNRDNTSNRDNTSNRDNTSNRDNTSNRDNTSNRDNTPNRDNTPNKDNTSNKDNTSNKDNTPNKDNTSNRDNTPNKDNTSNRDNTPNKDNTSNRDNTPNKDNTSNKDNTSNRDNTSNRDNTSNRDNTPNKDNTSNKDNTSNRDNTSNRDNTSNRDNTSNRDNTPNKDNTSNKDNTSNRDNTSNRDNTSNRDNTPNKDNTSNKDNTSNRDNTSNKDNTSNRDNTLNKDNTFNKDNTSNKDNTSNKDNTSNKDNTSNKDNTSNKDNTSNKDNTPNKDNTSNKDNTSNRDNTSNKDNTSNRDNTLNKDNTFNKDNTSNKDNTSNRDNTSNRDNTSNRDNTPNKDNTSNKDNTSNRDNTSNRDNTSNRDNTSNRDNTPNKDNTSNKDNTSNRDNTSNRDNTSNRDNTPNKDNTSNKDNTSN; encoded by the exons atgggaaccaggcttaagcagGAGGAAGTACTAA ATAATACATTGAACAAAGATAATACATCGAACAAAGATAATACACCGAACAAAGATAATACATCGAACAAAGATAATACATCAAACAGAGATAATACATCGAACAAAGATAATACATCAAACAGAGATAATACATCAAACAGAGATAATACATCGAACAAAGATAATACATCGAACAAAGATAATACATCAAACAAAGATAATACACCGAACAAAGATAATACATCGAACAAAGATAATACACCGAACAAAGATAATACATCAAACAAAGATAATACACCGAACAAAGATAATACATCAAACAGAGATAATACACCGAACAAAGATAATACATCAAACAAAGATAATACATCGAACAAAGATAATACACCGAACAAAGATAATACATCAAACAAAGATAATACACCGAACAAAGATAATACATCAAACAGAGATAATACACCGAACAAAGATAATACATCGAACAAAGATAATACACCGAACAAAGATAATACATCAAACAGAGATAATACATCAAACAGAGATAATACATCAAACAGAGATAATACATCGAACAGAGATAATACATCAAACAGAGATAATACATCAAACAGAGATAATACATCGAACAGAGATAATACACCGAACAGAGATAATACACCGAACAAAGATAATACATCGAACAAAGATAATACATCGAACAAAGATAATACACCGAACAAAGATAATACATCAAACAGAGATAATACACCGAACAAAGATAATACATCGAACAGAGATAATACACCGAACAAAGATAATACATCGAACAGAGATAATACACCGAACAAAGATAATACATCAAACAAAGATAATACATCAAACAGAGATAATACATCAAACAGAGATAATACATCGAACAGAGATAATACACCGAACAAAGATAATACATCGAACAAAGATAATACATCAAACAGAGATAATACATCAAACAGAGATAATACATCAAACAGAGATAATACATCGAACAGAGATAATACACCGAACAAAGATAATACATCAAACAAAGATAATACATCAAACAGAGATAATACATCAAACAGAGATAATACATCGAACAGAGATAATACACCGAACAAAGATAATACATCGAACAAAGATAATACATCAAACAGAGATAATACATCGAACAAAGATAATACATCGAACAGAGATAATACATTGAACAAAGATAATACATTCAACAAAGATAATACATCGAACAAAGATAATACATCGAACAAAGATAATACATCGAACAAAGATAATACATCGAACAAAGATAATACATCGAACAAAGATAATACATCGAACAAAGATAATACACCGAACAAAGATAATACATCGAACAAAGATAATACATCAAACAGAGATAATACATCGAACAAAGATAATACATCGAACAGAGATAATACATTGAACAAAGATAATACATTCAACAAAGATAATACATCGAACAAAGATAATACATCAAACAGAGATAATACATCAAACAGAGATAATACATCGAACAGAGATAATACACCGAACAAAGATAATACATCGAACAAAGATAATACATCAAACAGAGATAATACATCAAACAGAGATAATACATCAAACAGAGATAATACATCGAACAGAGATAATACACCGAACAAAGATAATACATCAAACAAAGATAATACATCAAACAGAGATAATACATCAAACAGAGATAATACATCGAACAGAGATAATACACCGAACAAAGATAATACATCGAACAAAGATAATACATCAAACTAG